The following proteins are encoded in a genomic region of Thermococcus henrietii:
- a CDS encoding ABC transporter ATP-binding protein, whose protein sequence is MSSEPAVLVKNLEKAYGRVWALKGVSFSIREGEIFGLIGPNGAGKSTTLKILATLLPPDRGKAEVMGHDVVKEPEKVRKLISYLPEEAGAYRSMTGYEYLRFMAGLYSRATGKDADEMLELGIEIAGLGARLYDRVATYSKGMVRKLLLARALMVKPELAILDEPTSGLDVANAYEIRKRIKEFSNEEGVSVLVSSHNMLEVEFLCDRVAIIHRGLIVEAGTPEELRERHNAENLEEVFVRASRRVAYE, encoded by the coding sequence GTGTCCAGCGAGCCTGCGGTCCTCGTGAAAAACCTCGAAAAGGCCTACGGGCGCGTTTGGGCTCTGAAGGGTGTGAGCTTCTCCATCCGGGAGGGCGAGATATTCGGCCTCATCGGGCCGAACGGAGCAGGGAAGAGCACCACACTGAAAATTCTCGCCACGCTTCTCCCGCCGGACAGGGGAAAAGCTGAAGTGATGGGGCACGACGTCGTTAAGGAGCCCGAGAAGGTCAGGAAGCTGATAAGCTACCTGCCGGAGGAGGCGGGGGCCTACAGGAGCATGACGGGCTACGAGTACCTCCGCTTCATGGCCGGGCTGTACTCCCGGGCGACAGGAAAAGACGCCGATGAGATGCTCGAGCTCGGAATCGAGATAGCGGGCCTCGGAGCGAGGCTCTACGACAGGGTCGCGACGTACTCGAAGGGAATGGTGAGGAAGCTCCTCCTCGCGCGGGCTTTAATGGTCAAACCGGAGCTGGCCATCCTCGACGAGCCGACGAGCGGCCTCGACGTGGCAAACGCCTATGAAATCAGGAAGCGTATAAAGGAGTTCTCCAATGAAGAAGGCGTTTCAGTCCTCGTTTCGAGCCACAACATGCTCGAGGTCGAGTTCCTATGCGACAGGGTGGCGATAATACACAGGGGGCTGATTGTGGAAGCCGGGACGCCGGAGGAGCTGAGGGAGAGGCACAACGCCGAAAACCTCGAAGAGGTCTTTGTAAGGGCCTCTCGGAGGGTCGCCTATGAGTGA
- a CDS encoding DUF4932 domain-containing protein — MRMPRAKHVLVPLSLLALLFAFYLAQSHVPPKPDFQLNLSPVSECSGNVCVEVNPYTELTNVVFHLAGWNSNNATPYSREAGSYFSPYRNHRAVLLAKNALREGLGYDAIPKFAMELNSTEWSAYLVRRVHGDKKLLNELATAIKDFAQDSNFSAFYESHKEFYREQIGLFLKENPDVFSLPRFEENFFGEKKSRWIFVLQPLEVYYSYGGWTNDTVYAFLGVCSFSNGTYSYCSASTHELAHSFVNPAVGRHYREFKEYEEMFSPVKDVMTSMGYASWKTYLDETFVRAFEAYYILKTEGNQSAERFIKGQEALGFYLVGRVYRAYLTEYIPNKEKYPTFESFMPELARLMGNWYKEGFWKNVSPEPTIRMAFMAFKTEGVKLYVAGNLSNSEYVKSYVEMLKKAGFKVTFTKGLESGNVIVIAPLNSPAVRGLSRYVEMRNSSVVLDGVEYSEGVFLVEALRNPKGGGYILLITGTPDVFNKKPSENSGEDLMNYHYFVYLTSLKRTVAFG, encoded by the coding sequence ATGAGAATGCCCCGGGCCAAACACGTGCTCGTCCCCCTGTCTCTGCTTGCGCTCCTCTTCGCCTTTTACCTTGCCCAATCGCACGTTCCACCGAAGCCGGACTTTCAGCTCAACCTCTCCCCGGTTTCCGAGTGCTCCGGCAACGTCTGTGTCGAGGTGAACCCCTACACCGAGCTGACAAACGTTGTTTTCCACCTCGCTGGCTGGAACTCCAACAACGCTACTCCCTACTCCCGGGAGGCTGGGTCTTACTTTTCTCCTTACAGAAACCACAGGGCGGTGCTCCTCGCTAAAAACGCCCTGAGGGAGGGTTTGGGGTACGACGCCATTCCCAAGTTTGCAATGGAGCTGAACTCCACGGAGTGGAGTGCATACCTAGTGAGAAGAGTTCACGGGGATAAAAAGCTCCTCAACGAACTCGCCACAGCCATAAAAGATTTCGCCCAGGACTCGAACTTTTCAGCCTTCTACGAGAGCCACAAAGAGTTTTACAGGGAGCAGATAGGGCTGTTCCTTAAGGAGAATCCGGACGTTTTCAGCCTCCCCCGCTTCGAGGAGAATTTCTTTGGGGAGAAAAAGAGCCGCTGGATTTTTGTCCTTCAGCCTCTGGAAGTGTACTACAGCTACGGCGGGTGGACGAACGATACCGTTTACGCGTTCCTCGGCGTCTGCTCGTTCTCCAACGGGACTTATTCCTACTGCAGTGCTTCCACCCACGAGCTTGCCCACAGCTTCGTCAATCCCGCGGTGGGGAGACACTACCGGGAGTTTAAGGAGTATGAGGAAATGTTCTCGCCGGTGAAAGATGTCATGACTTCTATGGGATACGCCAGCTGGAAGACCTACCTTGATGAGACCTTTGTCCGGGCGTTTGAAGCTTACTACATCCTCAAAACGGAGGGAAACCAGAGCGCTGAGAGGTTCATAAAGGGCCAGGAAGCCCTTGGGTTCTACCTCGTTGGGAGGGTTTATCGGGCGTACCTAACGGAATACATACCCAATAAAGAAAAATACCCCACCTTCGAGAGCTTCATGCCCGAGCTCGCGAGATTGATGGGCAACTGGTATAAGGAGGGCTTCTGGAAGAACGTTTCCCCGGAACCGACCATTAGAATGGCCTTTATGGCGTTTAAAACGGAGGGCGTTAAGCTGTACGTTGCCGGAAATCTCTCGAACAGCGAATACGTTAAAAGCTACGTTGAGATGCTCAAAAAGGCTGGTTTTAAGGTAACCTTCACGAAGGGGCTCGAAAGCGGCAACGTTATTGTCATCGCACCGCTGAACTCCCCCGCTGTCCGCGGGCTCAGCAGATACGTGGAGATGAGGAACAGCTCCGTCGTTCTTGATGGGGTTGAATATTCTGAAGGAGTTTTCCTCGTTGAGGCCCTGAGGAACCCGAAGGGAGGGGGTTATATCCTGCTGATAACCGGGACGCCTGATGTTTTCAACAAAAAGCCCTCGGAAAACAGCGGCGAGGACCTGATGAACTACCACTACTTCGTCTATCTAACAAGCCTAAAGCGGACCGTCGCGTTCGGGTGA